One Setaria italica strain Yugu1 chromosome II, Setaria_italica_v2.0, whole genome shotgun sequence DNA segment encodes these proteins:
- the LOC105913861 gene encoding uncharacterized protein LOC105913861, whose translation MENGLPDDPLAEILSRVPAKSLCRFKCVSKSWRDLIAGRLRCRRFPQTLQGFIYGDGEAHVGYIVCNPATEQWVAVPSSGWSPWPDSKAEEDEDYFTEEDVLTHLISIQLSPRTFSWSSYGRKVTGNW comes from the coding sequence ATGGAGAACGGCCTCCCCGACGACCCCCTCGCGGAGATCCTCTCGCGCGTCCCCGCCAAGTCCCTCTGCCGGTTCAAGTGCGTCTCTAAGTCCTGGCGCGACCtcatcgccggccgcctccgctgcAGGAGGTTCCCCCAAACCCTGCAGGGGTTCAtctacggcgacggcgaggcccaCGTCGGCTACATTGTGTGCAACCCCGCCACCGAGCAATGGGTGGCCGTGCCCAGCTCCGGCTGGTCTCCTTGGCCAGACAGCAAGGCTGAAGAGGATGAGGATTACTTTACAGAAGAAGATGTGCTCACCCATTTGATTTCGATCCAGCTGTCTCCCCGCACTTTCAGTTGGTCCAGCTATGGCAGGAAAGTTACAGGAAATTGGTAG